In the Syntrophus aciditrophicus SB genome, TCCATGAGGATAACCGGGCAATGATCTCGTTCAAAACGGACGAGGTGTTTATCTACATGATGCCTCACAAATTCGCAACCCATTGTGTTCTTCTGCCGGAAGAATTTTCTCCGAGCGAGGATACTTCCTTGACAGGATTTGCGTAACTGTTGTATCTCACGGCATTCTGAAGGGAGAGTAGGCATGATCGTCAGAAATCTCAACGACCCCGAGGTAATCGCAACCACGTACCGCGCCCACGGCGGCGGCATCGCCCGCATGGTCCTGACCAGCCAGTTTATGGAAGGCATCGAATTCCTTGCTTATGCTTTTCTGCCGCAGGGGAATACGCTGGAGGCACATATCGATCCTGTTGAAGAAATCTACTTCATCCTGCAGGGTGGCGGCCTCATGAGAGTCGGAGATGAGGAAAATGACGTCAAGGCGGGTGACGCTGTCTGGATTCCGGCGGGTGATCTCCACAGCCTGACTAACAATACCCAGGAACAGACCGTTGTATTGGTCATTGCCGCTTATCCGCGGTGAACATTGTGGCTGACATGGGCATCCGATCCCTGAAATTTTTCCTATGAAGTCGTTTTTACGCCCCGACATCAGCATCATCATCCCGGCGCATAACGAAGCAGCCAGCATCGGCGATATTGTCCGACGCGCCGGAAGCGTCATGGATTCCCTGAAATGTTTTTATGATATCAATGTGATCGACGACGGCTCCGAAGACCAGACCGCGGAAATCGCCGGAGCTGCCGGGGCCTCGGTTATCCGCCACCCTTACACGATAGGGAACGGCGCCGCCGTCAAAACGGGCATCCGCCACGCCCGGGGAAACATTCTGGTCATGCTCGACGGGGACGGCCAGCA is a window encoding:
- a CDS encoding cupin domain-containing protein, producing the protein MIVRNLNDPEVIATTYRAHGGGIARMVLTSQFMEGIEFLAYAFLPQGNTLEAHIDPVEEIYFILQGGGLMRVGDEENDVKAGDAVWIPAGDLHSLTNNTQEQTVVLVIAAYPR